Below is a window of candidate division WOR-3 bacterium DNA.
ATCGCTTACGCCGAAGAAACCGGCAAAATACTCTGTATGTCCTATGAAACCCGGTACTATCCTGCGCATGGTTTGTTTCACAATCGGCGCCGTGATTATGATATCCGCACCGGATTCCAACGCCCCCTTAATTGACTGCAGGGCCGCACGGGCCGTGGAAGCTGTCGATACGCCGTACTTGAATCTGGTATTGCCACTGACATCAATAATGTGCGATCTGAGTTCATTAAAATCACCCAGAAGGCGAAGATCACGAGCAGTTCTATTCAATATTTCTCTGTTGCCATAGACTGAATAATCTCCCGGGTGCTTCAATTTTGGGATCGTCCGTAATACCAGTTCTGGACCGATGCCAGACGGATCGCCGATCGTGATGCCAATTCTCACGATCCACCCACGCGTGACAAAATCATCATGGAACAACATCCAGCGCTGCACTCATATATATACGAATATCAATATTGACCCTCAATTTCAGCATAATATAGATCGCTCTCGTTCTTCTTCACATTGCCCTGTGGGATCATCAACACTCGATAGTGCCTCAAACCTTTCATGGTCTCTATTTCAATAACATCACCGATAGACACGTGTTTCGAGGCTTTAGTGTATTTTCCGTTCAGTTTAATGAAGTTCTTATCACACAGCTTTTTCGCAACCTGCCGTTGCCTCATAAGCAGTGTTCTTTTCAGGAACTGATC
It encodes the following:
- a CDS encoding S4 domain-containing protein yields the protein MRIDQFLKRTLLMRQRQVAKKLCDKNFIKLNGKYTKASKHVSIGDVIEIETMKGLRHYRVLMIPQGNVKKNESDLYYAEIEGQY